From a region of the Daphnia pulicaria isolate SC F1-1A chromosome 1, SC_F0-13Bv2, whole genome shotgun sequence genome:
- the LOC124332668 gene encoding calcium-activated chloride channel regulator 4-like has protein sequence MPAHGKIFRMPKFKLTIRVGDMVTSHTPCNWGGCGDPGEYIHLTPNYVMNFDTDPYKFDFGPAGKVFVREWARLRFGVFEEHGYTGDDSAFPMFYRSSSTQQSTDLVPNVCSNELVDFTYDYGCRVDPQTGLYDSNCTYSFTDQFKPESSIMSDYKMLPSAMHFCDDEESSLHKHNRQAPNKQNAVCDTESVWSVISRHADFAGNNNLPANITNLNPRFNVVRVLNGARYVLVTDVSGSMGSFNRSERLYDSARRWIKYDIPDGTSLGIIEFSTAATLLSGMTIVNDSTRQQLMDTVPNTAVGSTCIGCGLQMAIDILKSGGKGGIIVLVTDGVETIHPFIIEVTPQLIAAQVQVVSIAFGRAAENEIEVLATKTNGKSFFIDDEGITDPLNDAFTGSLTYLPAVPLEDLTVLLHQHKYQHGLTFQNSTIVDFTVGRNLTFRIDYTKRSHLLSFSVVSPISGTVYSDFKVDIPAKLAYIVINGTAEIGQWDFTLTVSSSPTDYVSVIVTSKSKTSSGPITVECTFDDGSVKHPTIKPIRLLADVKQGQNRVIGAQVQAHIERPDTALQVIDLVDTGSGSDTQKNDGIYSRYYIDPSQAGRYTMACVVNSAESAYIDDGKAGQQRTTMGDFNRVQSGGAFRVETPLTTPYPPSRVTDLKVVAIQVDQMSVAIEWTATGQQLDQGIATEYLIKYSDAFDNLLEGNFNSNSSVLFGQQDVLDGSLQPLESGSKQRVTLALPRTTDDVTYYIAAKALNIDSASSNISNIVSVQIVPIKPPSTQRPTTTTKAPEMTTSVNTGCNSVLTSPNGLLESPNFPGPYPNNYDCQWTVRVASGSKIRLTFSHFDLETFDFVEVYNGASVSSAQLLLKHTGATVPEDVVSPSNEILVRFVTDGTGNYFSGWRATYTSF, from the exons ATGCCAGCACATGGGAAAATTTTCCG GATGccgaaattcaaattgacaATCCGAGTTGGAGATATGGTGACAAGCCATACACCGTGCAATTGGGGGGGATGTGGTGATCCTGGCGAGTACATTCACTTAACACCCAACTACGTCATGAATTTCGATACTGATCCttacaaatttgattttggaccagCAG GCAAAGTTTTTGTGAGGGAATGGGCTCGATTGCGTTTCGGAGTGTTCGAAGAACACGGCTACACGGGCGATGATTCTGCCTTCCCAATGTTCTACCGGTCTTCATCTACCCAGCAATCAACTGATTTAGTACCCAACGTTTGTTCTAACGAACTAGTTGACTTTACTTATGACTACGGCTGCCGTGTCGATCCGCAAACGGGTCTCTACGACTCGAATTGCACTTACAGTTTCACCGACCAGTTTAAGCCAGAGTCGTCTATCATGTCTGATTACAAGATGCTTCCTTCG GCGATGCATTTCTGTGACGACGAGGAATCTAGTCTTCACAAACACAATCGACAAGCACCCAACAAGCAAAACGCAGTTTGCGACACGGAAAGTGTCTGGTCGGTGATTTCGCGTCACGCCGATTTTGCTGGAAACAATAATTTGCCGGCCAACATTACAAATTTGAATCCGAGATTTAATGTCGTCCGAGTTTTAAATGGAGCTCGTTACGTGCTCGTTACTGACGTGTCGGGAAGCATGGGCAGCTTT AATCGCTCTGAGAGGTTGTACGATTCAGCTCGACGTTGGATCAAGTATGACATTCCTGATGGAACTTCATTGGGGATCATCGAGTTcag TACTGCTGCGACTCTGCTAAGTGGTATGACTATCGTGAACGATTCAACGCGTCAACAGCTCATGGATACAGTTCCAAACACAGCTGTAGGCAGTACATGCATCGGTTGTGGTCTCCAAATGGCGATTGAT ATTTTGAAATCTGGCGGTAAAGGAGGCATCATCGTGTTGGTGACTGACGGTGTGGAGACTATACATCCGTTTATAATTGAAGTGACTCCCCAACTGATTGCCGCTCAAGTTCAAGTTGTTTCTATTGCTTTTGg TCGCGCTGCTGAGAACGAAATCGAAGTTCTGGCGACGAAAACCAACGGAAAAAGTTTTTTCATCGACGACGAAGGCATCACCGATCCGTTGAACGATGCTTTCACCGGTTCACTAACTTATTTACCGGCCGTACCGTTAGAGGACTTGACTGTTTTGTTGCATCAACATAAATACCAACACGGACtcacatttcaaaattcgaCCATTGTCGACTTCACCGTCGGTCGAAACCTCACCTTTCGCATCGACTATACCAAAAGAAGTCACTTGCTGAGCTTCTCTGTCGTGTCGCCTATTAGCGGCACGGTTTACAGCGATTTCAAAGTTGACATTCCCGCTAAACTGGCTTACATCGTCATTAATGGCACTGCCGAAATTGGACAATGGGATTTCACGCTGACTGTCAGTTCCAGCCCAACAGATTATGTTAGTGTTATTGTCACGTCGAAATCGAAAACGTCTTCGGGACCAATCACCGTGGAGTGTACTTTTGATGACGGATCGGTAAAACACCCTACAATCAAGCCAATTAGGCTTCTCGCTGATGTTAAACAAGGACAAAACCGAGTCATCGGGGCCCAAGTCCA GGCTCACATTGAGAGACCTGACACTGCCCTCCAAGTGATTGATCTGGTGGATACTGGGTCCGGATCCGACACTCAAAAGAACGACGGTATATATTCACGCTACTACATAGATCCCAGCCAGGCGGGGCGTTACACTATGGCGTGCGTCGTCAACAGCGCAGAATCGGCATACATTGACGACGGTAAAGCTGGCCAACAACGCACTACCATGGGAGACTTCAATCGCGTCCAATCCGGTGGAGCTTTCAGG GTCGAAACTCCTTTGACAACACCCTATCCACCAAGCAGAGTGACGGATTTAAAAGTTGTGGCTATTCAGGTTGATCAAATGTCTGTGGCAATTGAATGGACGGCCACTGGCCAACAACTCGACCAAGGAATTG CAACTGAGTATCTGATTAAATATTCGGATGCATTCGACAATCTGTTGGAAGGCAATTTCAATTCCAATTCGTCCGTGCTATTCGGACAGCAGGACGTCCTCGACGGAAGTTTGCAACCGCTCGAATCCGGCAGCAAGCAACGCGTAACTCTCGCTCTACCCAGAACGACTGATGACGTGACGTACTACATCGCTGCAAAAGCCTTGAATATCGACAGTGCTTCTAGCAACATTTCCAATATTGTTTCCGTTCAAATTGTTCCTATAAAACCGCCGTCGACTCAACGACCGACAACTACCACAAAGGCCCCGGAAATGACTACCAGCGTCAACACAG GTTGTAACAGTGTATTGACGAGTCCCAACGGTTTGTTGGAATCACCCAACTTTCCTGGTCCCTATCCAAATAATTACGATTGCCAATGGACGGTTCGAGTGGCCTCTGGATCCAAAATCAGGTTGACTTTCAGCCATTTCGATCTCGAAACATTTGACTTCGTCGAAGTGTATAACGGTGCTTCCGTCTCTTCTGCCCaactcttgttaaaacacacTGGCGCGACTGTACCCGAAGACGTGGTTTCCCCTTCCAATGAAATATTGGTGCGTTTCGTTACTGACGGCACTGGCAACTATTTTAGTGGATGGAGAGCTACGTATACAAgtttttga
- the LOC124333347 gene encoding calcium-activated chloride channel regulator 4-like isoform X1, with the protein MTLPMELLWVSLFGSVAALLSDMTVVSSATRQQLMDVVPDSVDGGTCIGCGLLMAIQTLSPGGKGGVIVLVTDGEETIQPYIRDVYPQLIDSEAQVVSIAFGQAAEEEIEVLATKTKGKSYFINDVGSTDGLNTAFNGSLTYQPAVPSEDLTVLLDETKYQNPGNEFKNSILVDYTVGRELTFRVDYSNISYLQTFSVMSPNGLLFDNLIVGNDTKAPTAFIKIPDVAEDGYWDYTLTVANSPSDSANVIVTAKSKSSSGPITVECYVPSGYAINASIAPVTLVAVVKQRNDMVIGAEVRAFIERPDTALQVIDLVDTGVGADEYKNDGIYSRHYIDPSNSGRYTLVCDVKSTNSTYIENGESDQQLRTTTGNFARNKSGGSFRVELPLKETFPPSRVTDLKVVAMQVDQMSVTIQWTAPGQELDNGTATEYEIKYSDVFDNLLESNFNSNSSVLFGQQDVLDGSLQPLQSGSKQRVTLALPRTSDNVTYYIALRALNEIKAASNTSNIVSVQIVPVKPPQTQPPTTTKTTTPTTPTSTRTTTPTTTRSTTPTTTPTTTPTTTSTSTTKAPETSTSVNTGCNSVLTSSSGLLTSPDYPGPYPDDYDCQWIIRVASASKIRLTFSHFDIESFDFVEVYDGASVSGRLLLKHSGSTVPGDVVSSSNEMLVRFVTDGTGNYFRGWRATYTSS; encoded by the exons ATGACATTGCCGATGGAACTTCTTTGGGTATCGTTATTTGG CAGCGTAGCAGCTTTACTAAGTGATATGACTGTCGTAAGCAGTGCAACTCGTCAACAGTTGATGGATGTAGTTCCCGACTCTGTTGATGGCGGAACATGTATTGGCTGTGGCCTCTTAATGGCTATTCAG ACACTGAGCCCTGGTGGTAAAGGAGGCGTCATCGTGTTGGTGACTGACGGTGAGGAGACTATTCAACCGTACATAAGAGATGTATATCCTCAACTCATTGATTCGGAAGCCCAAGTGGTTTCTATCGCTTTTGG tcAAGCTGCCGAGGAAGAAATCGAAGTTCTGGCGACGAAAACCAAaggaaaaagttattttatcAATGACGTAGGCAGTACCGATGGGTTGAACACTGCTTTTAATGGTTCGTTAACGTACCAACCGGCCGTTCCCTCGGAGGACTTGACTGTCTTATTGGATGAAACAAAATACCAAAATCCTGGaaacgaatttaaaaattcgatCCTAGTCGATTACACTGTTGGTCGTGAACTCACATTCCGAGTCGACTACTCAAACATAAGTTACTTGCAGACTTTCTCTGTCATGTCCCCGAATGGGCTGCTCTTTGATAATTTAATTGTTGGTAACGACACAAAAGCTCCGACAGCTTTCATCAAGATTCCCGATGTAGCCGAGGATGGTTATTGGGATTACACTTTGACTGTTGCTAATAGTCCAAGTGATTCTGCAAATGTGATCGTCACGGCGAAATCGAAATCTAGTTCGGGCCCAATCACGGTTGAATGCTACGTTCCAAGCGGATATGCTATCAATGCTTCCATTGCACCCGTCACACTCGTCGCTGTCGTCAAACAAAGAAATGACATGGTCATCGGAGCAGAAGTtcg TGCCTTCATAGAAAGACCTGACACAGCTCTTCAAGTGATCGACTTGGTGGACACCGGGGTTGGAGCTGACGAGTACAAGAACGACGGTATCTATTCACGTCACTACATAGATCCATCTAATTCGGGACGCTACACTTTGGTATGTGACGTTAAGAGTACGAATTCAACGTACATCGAAAATGGTGAATCTGACCAACAGCTACGCACCACAACGGGAAATTTCGCTCGAAATAAATCCGGCGGCTCTTTTAGA GTGGAGTTGCCTTTAAAGGAAACTTTCCCGCCCAGTCGAGTAACAGATTTAAAAGTGGTGGCTATGCAGGTTGATCAAATGTCTGTGACAATCCAGTGGACTGCTCCTGGTCAAGAACTCGATAACGGAACTG CAACCGAGTATGAGATCAAATAttcggatgtatttgacaaCCTGCTGGAGAGTAATTTCAATTCCAATTCGTCCGTGCTATTCGGACAGCAGGACGTCCTCGACGGAAGTTTGCAACCGCTCCAATCCGGCAGCAAGCAACGCGTAACTCTTGCTCTACCCAGAACGTCGGATAACGTGACGTACTACATCGCTTTAAGAGCCCTCAATGAAATCAAAGCTGCAAGCAACACTTCCAATATTGTCTCCGTTCAAATCGTTCCTGTAAAACCACCACAAACCCAACCGCCGACGACCACAAAAACGACTACACCAACTACACCAACTAGCACCCGAACTACCACACCAACTACTACCCGATCTACCACCCCAACTACAACGCCAACTACCACCCCAACTACCACTAGTACGTCTACTACAAAGGCCCCGGAAACATCTACTAGCGTCAACACAG GATGCAACAGTGTGTTGACGAGTTCCAGTGGTTTGTTGACATCTCCTGACTATCCAGGGCC atacccaGATGACTACGATTGCCAGTGGATCATTCGAGTGGCTTCTGCATCCAAAATCAGGTTGACTTTTAGCCATTTTGATATTGAATCGTTTGACTTCGTCGAAGTGTATGACGGTGCTTCCGTCTCCGGTCGGCTCTTACTTAAACACTCCGGATCGACTGTACCTGGAGACGTTGTTTCCTCTTCCAATGAAATGCTGGTGCGTTTCGTTACTGATGGCACAGGCAACTATTTTAGAGGATGGAGAGCCACTTACACTAGCTCTTAA
- the LOC124333347 gene encoding calcium-activated chloride channel regulator 4-like isoform X2 codes for MTLPMELLWVSLFGVAALLSDMTVVSSATRQQLMDVVPDSVDGGTCIGCGLLMAIQTLSPGGKGGVIVLVTDGEETIQPYIRDVYPQLIDSEAQVVSIAFGQAAEEEIEVLATKTKGKSYFINDVGSTDGLNTAFNGSLTYQPAVPSEDLTVLLDETKYQNPGNEFKNSILVDYTVGRELTFRVDYSNISYLQTFSVMSPNGLLFDNLIVGNDTKAPTAFIKIPDVAEDGYWDYTLTVANSPSDSANVIVTAKSKSSSGPITVECYVPSGYAINASIAPVTLVAVVKQRNDMVIGAEVRAFIERPDTALQVIDLVDTGVGADEYKNDGIYSRHYIDPSNSGRYTLVCDVKSTNSTYIENGESDQQLRTTTGNFARNKSGGSFRVELPLKETFPPSRVTDLKVVAMQVDQMSVTIQWTAPGQELDNGTATEYEIKYSDVFDNLLESNFNSNSSVLFGQQDVLDGSLQPLQSGSKQRVTLALPRTSDNVTYYIALRALNEIKAASNTSNIVSVQIVPVKPPQTQPPTTTKTTTPTTPTSTRTTTPTTTRSTTPTTTPTTTPTTTSTSTTKAPETSTSVNTGCNSVLTSSSGLLTSPDYPGPYPDDYDCQWIIRVASASKIRLTFSHFDIESFDFVEVYDGASVSGRLLLKHSGSTVPGDVVSSSNEMLVRFVTDGTGNYFRGWRATYTSS; via the exons ATGACATTGCCGATGGAACTTCTTTGGGTATCGTTATTTGG CGTAGCAGCTTTACTAAGTGATATGACTGTCGTAAGCAGTGCAACTCGTCAACAGTTGATGGATGTAGTTCCCGACTCTGTTGATGGCGGAACATGTATTGGCTGTGGCCTCTTAATGGCTATTCAG ACACTGAGCCCTGGTGGTAAAGGAGGCGTCATCGTGTTGGTGACTGACGGTGAGGAGACTATTCAACCGTACATAAGAGATGTATATCCTCAACTCATTGATTCGGAAGCCCAAGTGGTTTCTATCGCTTTTGG tcAAGCTGCCGAGGAAGAAATCGAAGTTCTGGCGACGAAAACCAAaggaaaaagttattttatcAATGACGTAGGCAGTACCGATGGGTTGAACACTGCTTTTAATGGTTCGTTAACGTACCAACCGGCCGTTCCCTCGGAGGACTTGACTGTCTTATTGGATGAAACAAAATACCAAAATCCTGGaaacgaatttaaaaattcgatCCTAGTCGATTACACTGTTGGTCGTGAACTCACATTCCGAGTCGACTACTCAAACATAAGTTACTTGCAGACTTTCTCTGTCATGTCCCCGAATGGGCTGCTCTTTGATAATTTAATTGTTGGTAACGACACAAAAGCTCCGACAGCTTTCATCAAGATTCCCGATGTAGCCGAGGATGGTTATTGGGATTACACTTTGACTGTTGCTAATAGTCCAAGTGATTCTGCAAATGTGATCGTCACGGCGAAATCGAAATCTAGTTCGGGCCCAATCACGGTTGAATGCTACGTTCCAAGCGGATATGCTATCAATGCTTCCATTGCACCCGTCACACTCGTCGCTGTCGTCAAACAAAGAAATGACATGGTCATCGGAGCAGAAGTtcg TGCCTTCATAGAAAGACCTGACACAGCTCTTCAAGTGATCGACTTGGTGGACACCGGGGTTGGAGCTGACGAGTACAAGAACGACGGTATCTATTCACGTCACTACATAGATCCATCTAATTCGGGACGCTACACTTTGGTATGTGACGTTAAGAGTACGAATTCAACGTACATCGAAAATGGTGAATCTGACCAACAGCTACGCACCACAACGGGAAATTTCGCTCGAAATAAATCCGGCGGCTCTTTTAGA GTGGAGTTGCCTTTAAAGGAAACTTTCCCGCCCAGTCGAGTAACAGATTTAAAAGTGGTGGCTATGCAGGTTGATCAAATGTCTGTGACAATCCAGTGGACTGCTCCTGGTCAAGAACTCGATAACGGAACTG CAACCGAGTATGAGATCAAATAttcggatgtatttgacaaCCTGCTGGAGAGTAATTTCAATTCCAATTCGTCCGTGCTATTCGGACAGCAGGACGTCCTCGACGGAAGTTTGCAACCGCTCCAATCCGGCAGCAAGCAACGCGTAACTCTTGCTCTACCCAGAACGTCGGATAACGTGACGTACTACATCGCTTTAAGAGCCCTCAATGAAATCAAAGCTGCAAGCAACACTTCCAATATTGTCTCCGTTCAAATCGTTCCTGTAAAACCACCACAAACCCAACCGCCGACGACCACAAAAACGACTACACCAACTACACCAACTAGCACCCGAACTACCACACCAACTACTACCCGATCTACCACCCCAACTACAACGCCAACTACCACCCCAACTACCACTAGTACGTCTACTACAAAGGCCCCGGAAACATCTACTAGCGTCAACACAG GATGCAACAGTGTGTTGACGAGTTCCAGTGGTTTGTTGACATCTCCTGACTATCCAGGGCC atacccaGATGACTACGATTGCCAGTGGATCATTCGAGTGGCTTCTGCATCCAAAATCAGGTTGACTTTTAGCCATTTTGATATTGAATCGTTTGACTTCGTCGAAGTGTATGACGGTGCTTCCGTCTCCGGTCGGCTCTTACTTAAACACTCCGGATCGACTGTACCTGGAGACGTTGTTTCCTCTTCCAATGAAATGCTGGTGCGTTTCGTTACTGATGGCACAGGCAACTATTTTAGAGGATGGAGAGCCACTTACACTAGCTCTTAA
- the LOC124333347 gene encoding calcium-activated chloride channel regulator 4-like isoform X3: protein MYILNSLIRKPKWFLSLLAAEEEIEVLATKTKGKSYFINDVGSTDGLNTAFNGSLTYQPAVPSEDLTVLLDETKYQNPGNEFKNSILVDYTVGRELTFRVDYSNISYLQTFSVMSPNGLLFDNLIVGNDTKAPTAFIKIPDVAEDGYWDYTLTVANSPSDSANVIVTAKSKSSSGPITVECYVPSGYAINASIAPVTLVAVVKQRNDMVIGAEVRAFIERPDTALQVIDLVDTGVGADEYKNDGIYSRHYIDPSNSGRYTLVCDVKSTNSTYIENGESDQQLRTTTGNFARNKSGGSFRVELPLKETFPPSRVTDLKVVAMQVDQMSVTIQWTAPGQELDNGTATEYEIKYSDVFDNLLESNFNSNSSVLFGQQDVLDGSLQPLQSGSKQRVTLALPRTSDNVTYYIALRALNEIKAASNTSNIVSVQIVPVKPPQTQPPTTTKTTTPTTPTSTRTTTPTTTRSTTPTTTPTTTPTTTSTSTTKAPETSTSVNTGCNSVLTSSSGLLTSPDYPGPYPDDYDCQWIIRVASASKIRLTFSHFDIESFDFVEVYDGASVSGRLLLKHSGSTVPGDVVSSSNEMLVRFVTDGTGNYFRGWRATYTSS, encoded by the exons ATGTATATCCTCAACTCATTGATTCGGAAGCCCAAGTGGTTTCTATCGCTTTTGG CTGCCGAGGAAGAAATCGAAGTTCTGGCGACGAAAACCAAaggaaaaagttattttatcAATGACGTAGGCAGTACCGATGGGTTGAACACTGCTTTTAATGGTTCGTTAACGTACCAACCGGCCGTTCCCTCGGAGGACTTGACTGTCTTATTGGATGAAACAAAATACCAAAATCCTGGaaacgaatttaaaaattcgatCCTAGTCGATTACACTGTTGGTCGTGAACTCACATTCCGAGTCGACTACTCAAACATAAGTTACTTGCAGACTTTCTCTGTCATGTCCCCGAATGGGCTGCTCTTTGATAATTTAATTGTTGGTAACGACACAAAAGCTCCGACAGCTTTCATCAAGATTCCCGATGTAGCCGAGGATGGTTATTGGGATTACACTTTGACTGTTGCTAATAGTCCAAGTGATTCTGCAAATGTGATCGTCACGGCGAAATCGAAATCTAGTTCGGGCCCAATCACGGTTGAATGCTACGTTCCAAGCGGATATGCTATCAATGCTTCCATTGCACCCGTCACACTCGTCGCTGTCGTCAAACAAAGAAATGACATGGTCATCGGAGCAGAAGTtcg TGCCTTCATAGAAAGACCTGACACAGCTCTTCAAGTGATCGACTTGGTGGACACCGGGGTTGGAGCTGACGAGTACAAGAACGACGGTATCTATTCACGTCACTACATAGATCCATCTAATTCGGGACGCTACACTTTGGTATGTGACGTTAAGAGTACGAATTCAACGTACATCGAAAATGGTGAATCTGACCAACAGCTACGCACCACAACGGGAAATTTCGCTCGAAATAAATCCGGCGGCTCTTTTAGA GTGGAGTTGCCTTTAAAGGAAACTTTCCCGCCCAGTCGAGTAACAGATTTAAAAGTGGTGGCTATGCAGGTTGATCAAATGTCTGTGACAATCCAGTGGACTGCTCCTGGTCAAGAACTCGATAACGGAACTG CAACCGAGTATGAGATCAAATAttcggatgtatttgacaaCCTGCTGGAGAGTAATTTCAATTCCAATTCGTCCGTGCTATTCGGACAGCAGGACGTCCTCGACGGAAGTTTGCAACCGCTCCAATCCGGCAGCAAGCAACGCGTAACTCTTGCTCTACCCAGAACGTCGGATAACGTGACGTACTACATCGCTTTAAGAGCCCTCAATGAAATCAAAGCTGCAAGCAACACTTCCAATATTGTCTCCGTTCAAATCGTTCCTGTAAAACCACCACAAACCCAACCGCCGACGACCACAAAAACGACTACACCAACTACACCAACTAGCACCCGAACTACCACACCAACTACTACCCGATCTACCACCCCAACTACAACGCCAACTACCACCCCAACTACCACTAGTACGTCTACTACAAAGGCCCCGGAAACATCTACTAGCGTCAACACAG GATGCAACAGTGTGTTGACGAGTTCCAGTGGTTTGTTGACATCTCCTGACTATCCAGGGCC atacccaGATGACTACGATTGCCAGTGGATCATTCGAGTGGCTTCTGCATCCAAAATCAGGTTGACTTTTAGCCATTTTGATATTGAATCGTTTGACTTCGTCGAAGTGTATGACGGTGCTTCCGTCTCCGGTCGGCTCTTACTTAAACACTCCGGATCGACTGTACCTGGAGACGTTGTTTCCTCTTCCAATGAAATGCTGGTGCGTTTCGTTACTGATGGCACAGGCAACTATTTTAGAGGATGGAGAGCCACTTACACTAGCTCTTAA
- the LOC124337878 gene encoding calcium-activated chloride channel regulator family member 3-like translates to MVSRLFLLVLLSCLVSVHASGSRINIVNNGYRDIVVAISPDVPPDEADDLLDNIQLLITEASYDLYEATRHRSYIESVRILIPQTWVNVTVTNASTWENFQDADIRIDLPNWKRGDKPYSVQFGGCGDPGEYIHLTPSYVMNFDSEPNVFKYGPAGKVFVREWARLRYGVFEEHGYTGDDASFPMFYRSASTQQTADLVPNVCSNEPVNDFTFDYGCYVDPETGLYDPNCTYSFTDQFKPGNGFL, encoded by the exons ATGGTCTCTCGTCTTTTCCTTCTTGTGCTACTCTCCTGCTTGGTATCTGTTCACGCTTCCGGTAGCCGGATCAACATCGTCAACAACGGTTATCGAGATATTGTCGTAGCCATTTCACCCGATGTTCCCCCAGATGAAGCTGACGATTTATTGGACAACATTCAA TTGCTCATCACCGAGGCTTCTTATGATTTGTATGAAGCCACAAGACACCGATCCTACATCGAGTCGGTGCGCATTCTGATACCCCAGACGTGGGTAAACGTCACAGTAACCAATGCCAGCACCTGGGAAAACTTTCAG GATGCCGATATTCGTATTGATCTTCCAAATTGGAAACGTGGAGACAAGCCATACTCCGTGCAATTTGGGGGATGTGGTGATCCTGGCGAATACATTCACTTAACTCCCAGTTACGTCATGAATTTTGATTCTGAACCAAACGTATTCAAGTACGGACCAGCag GTAAAGTTTTTGTGAGGGAATGGGCTCGACTGCGTTACGGAGTGTTCGAAGAGCACGGCTACACGGGCGATGATGCTTCGTTTCCAATGTTCTACCGATCGGCATCTACCCAACAAACGGCCGATTTAGTACCCAACGTTTGCTCCAACGAGCCAGTAAATGACTTCACGTTTGACTACGGATGTTATGTCGATCCGGAAACGGGCCTGTATGACCCGAACTGCACCTACAGTTTCACCGACCAGTTTAAACCAG GCAATGGATTTCTGTGA